In the Lasioglossum baleicum unplaced genomic scaffold, iyLasBale1 scaffold2827, whole genome shotgun sequence genome, AATAAGTTCGTAAATTCAGATTATTCAGCGAGGTGGAGaagcatcgatttttcaaagtgGAATTGAAGACATTTTGCTTGTTATCAATATCTAAAAAGGAATCAACAATTTCACTGCCAAATCTAGGTTCACTTATGTTTAGGAATAATTCACGTTCTTTATTCAGAAACCAATCGTTCTTAcgctcttcttcctcttccttaAACTTCAGAGCTTGCAAAACAGAAGAATTTTTGTCTTTGACATCAGGTGAGAATGAATCTCCTGTACCAGACTCATTTGTATATTCAgattgtttaatattaattacttcaaaattatatgtatttatagagTTATTTATTTGAGTACTTTTTTCCAAGACTTTCTTCATTTCGGGGTCTACCTCAAACTTCAAATCGTCCATCGCGTTCTCCATTCcagaatatatataatttttaggaACGAAAAATTGACTGTTAGAAATTTTAATACCATACGAATTTGTTCCGACAGTTTGTATTCCTGTTATGTTCTTTAACAAGGACAAGTTTGCATTTGCATTTCCTTCTGATGCAGATGCTTTCTGTACATTCAATTTTGAACAATCTTCGTTAGTCTCAAGATATTCGCTTAAGTTTGTATTATTAAGATTAgcaatttcaatatttaatgCTTTTGCATTAGAGTCATCTAATTCTGTTGAAGATTGTCTTTCTGTAAAGTATTGCTTTTTAGAATTTTCAGTAGACTTCAATAAATTATCTTTTGATTCGAAAGGAGGATAAAGTTTAACTTCCttttcagaaattaatttgttgcTTAATTTAATAGATTCTTTATCGCTGTTATCAAATTCAGTATCTTTCTgagaaattattgaatttaaatCTGTCAAGTCGTTGATCTTTAAATCTTCTTTAGTACTTTGACACGTGTTTGttatttttgaaaagttaggTTTTAAGTCACTCTTTATCAACTCATGCCGTCTGTTTATAATAGTGCGACCGcgtttcaaaatattgttagtagatttgtaagaacttctagtaTCGTTATTGGAGTTCTTCCATTGAGGAACTGTGATGCTACCTGATATCCAAATAGAATTGGAAAACAAAAGGAAAGGGAGGgtgggaaaaagaaagaaaacaaataacATGCATTGTACTCCAGGTCCTTTAGTAATCGTTAaagcatttaatattaaatattaatgtcttTTGAAAATATACTAATGAAATTCTAATTCCGCACTATATTGCAATAATTAAAGTCAAGTGTATTAGTAATTGTCCTTTTTCGATATTTAACAATTacttaaaagtttgactcttatgtaaattttgatgttcttgaaatatgttatcaATGTTATCAAAATTAtcattctgaactgaattgTAGGATATTAATGCCACACAAAATGGAATTCAAAATTAAGAGTGTATATAATgttgaatttttattctgcTTTCCTGGCAATTGTACTAATAACTAAAGTCGTgtatatattttgttatttcaaaaaacgactaatttaaaaattcttataTCAAATTTCAATTATCCATCATATTTAGGACTTGCAAGCATTATAATATAAGCAGAACGTAATATACAACGcggaattataaatattttttcttataactttgaaatattataaatatttgtgaTTACAACTCTAAAACTAAAGTCGAGCGATGATAATATATACAAGGAAAAGTTGTTGACaatgatgaccttgataatATATTTCGAAGGTCTCCAGATTCGTGAGAAGGCTAGACCTCTAAATCGTTGCCGGCAATAATAAATTAGATGTAAAATAAATGGTTTCAAAGGTAGTTTCCTTACCTTTATTTAGTTTATCGAGCTGTGCTTCTAATGCTCTCAGCTTATCCCTTTGTGCTTTATTTTCCATCACAACTCGCTCCAACTCACTTTGAGCCTCCGTTTTAAAATCGTTCGCCACGCGAACGGTCATCAGGAGGTCTGTCTGAAATTGTTCCCACTCGGTGATCTCTTCTTGTCTCAACTTACGTTCTTCAGCCAATGCACGCTCTAGTTCGTACTGACGTGACTGAGCTTCACGTTCTCTTCTTTGAGCCTCATTCAATGCAGCCTTTAATTCTCTTTTATCTTCCAAATGTCTCTGACACTGTGCCTGCAATTCTGCTAGAGAATCCCTCACAAGTTGTAGTTCTGTACTCACAGACAATCTCTCGTTTTTTAGCTGATTTAACCTATATTCCAAATCATCAATAGCTGACCTGGCATTATTGCGCGCTACCTAAAATTTACATGTTAAttaaatacttttatatattaATCTCTTCTTCTACGTACTGAACGTACTTTATATTCTTCTTGAAGTTGCGAATATTGATCTCTGAGGCGATCATGATCGCAATGCGAGCGTGCTAATTGCTCTTGTAGAGCTGCCGCTTGCGTCTCCAAAGTGTCTTTTTCTCTCCTAGCAGCATCTAAAAGTTCATCCGCCTCGCTTTTGTTCTCCAGTTGCCTCGATTGTTCTAATTCTTCAATCTTTGCTCGAGCATTTTCTAATAGCGTAGCTAACCTGCTAATTTCTATATTTCGATTTGCACTGTCCTGTCTGGCTTCTACTAATTCCACGTCCAATTGCTTCCGTTCGATGTTTGCTGTTTCTATTGAGGATTCTAACAGGTGCATGCATTTCGTTAATCGTTCTGTCTCCGCGGCACTAACTTCTGCAGCTGCTCGAAAACTTTTCACTTCAGATGTTAGTTCCTCTTGTTTTTGTAGCAAGGATTCTCGTTCTTCTTGTGCACTCTACAATTGGTTAATTTAGTAAGTAACTAGTTATAACGTTTGATGAATTGAActtaaatttatttactttcaaaaggtctactaatttttgttcTCGTTCTGTATTGTATCCTTTAGAAGATTCTTGAGGCTGCTCTTCCCTTAACAATAGTCCTTGTAACGTATCAACCTTAGAACGAGAGTCTTCAAGCTTTTCTGTTTGCCTACACAATGATTCCAATAACACATCTTTCTCTTCTGTTAATCTTTCATTATCAGCTTGTAGTTCAGTAAGCTGTGCCTATAAATGAtaagaattttataattatttatattacctTATATTACCTTTTAAAACCTTTTGACTGTAAAAGTACACATACTTGTAGATCACTTAATTCTTGTATTGTTGCTTGTAACTCTTCATTTGTTGAATAATGCGTTTCTTCCATTTGCAAAATTCTATCCTGTAGACATGCAACGGATACTTCTGATACAGAACTAGAAGAATGTTTGTCCCAATCTGGAGTAGTACACTGAGCATTATCTTGAGGAATGTTTGTGACAGGTATAGATCCTTCATCTTGGGGAATTGCTATTGATGCTGGAGCAGAATTGTGTAATCTTGAAGCATCCAAAAGTAATTGCTGTTTCTCTGAGTCTGACAAAGGTGAATGTGCAACGTCTCTAAGTCTTGCTCGAAGAGCTTCGTtttcttcggtaagacgttctAGCTCCAAACTGTGTTCCTCCTGTAATTACAAAGAAGTACAACCTTTTGTGAATTATCGATATTCTCagatatatattttacaaacagaaataaaatcatattatttttctatattatcgaaaatcatattATATCATAAGACTTTTTATCATCAACAGGTAAATACAAACacgattatttatatttttctgtacAATTTCTTTTTGGTTGCATTTACATTAAAAACACGATACCAGATGTTTACGTAAACGAGAATATAATGCTTGACTGTATTTTAATTAACCGAACCGACTATCACGAAGAAATGCAAATCCCCTCCTATTCGGATGATTTACCGTAATACCCAAAAATCTAAGTTTCTAATAACAAAATTTATaggaaaaataattgttttcctTTAATGTCCTTTGATTATGCGGCAAATAAACGTCATTATTTTAGGTTAGGTCTTCGAACATTCGACTAATAAATTCCACTGTTTTCTAAACCCATGATCATTATCCATTTACATCTTGTTaggaaaataaaagaatttataaAACAAGGTGCTCCTGCCGTTTACCGTGGACGAAGAAAAATAACGTTTTTTCATCGCGTTTGCGTTTGTTTTACTTTAGAAATTCTTTTCCTTTGTAAACATCCCCACATTTTACGCCCTCTGGTTATCCTTTAAATACGCGCGATAAAATTTcaatgtacaatatatataaaaaaaaaccatAAAAGATAATCAACtaaatttacaataaaaaaagactcataaatttttccataaattatttgtaatctaataaatttattacatatataagtAAAACTAATAATTTCAATGCCACGAGCGTTGCTAtactaattaaaattattcttgTTGATTACATAATATTCACTTTTCGTAATATTGGTGGGTGAATACGactagagagagaaaaaaatcaTCCACGTTCATCTTGAATCATTGTTAATGATGATAAATAATTTCCTTCATCATGTGAAAATCACCATAGAAGTCGATACCCTGTGTTTGTTTTCATTGTAAGGTCGACGATGTTACGTAAGGACAGTAAGAAAAACAGAAGCAACACAGGGAAAACCGAAAACACTAAAGTAAAGAGACTCGAAAGAGATTGAAATGAAACCAAACATTATAAGTTGCAATGGGTAGACAAAACTTATCTCGTTATGATTCAACTTTTTCCAAACGTTAGATGTATACGAGCCTacttaaaaattttgaactatcgttaacttgaaaattacttTTAGATGCAAGATGCATAAGTACTTGAACAATTAACATGATTAAAGATGTTTTTTTTAGCAAACTTATTATAAAATTGAATCATACTAGTTAATCATGTACAAGTTAACTTACTAACATTCGGAGCATTACTCCTATACAAACTATACATAAAGATGTCAAAATTTCtgttaaatttgtaaaataaattttatttgcatTGAAGATATACTTGAAGTTATTTGTAGATAATAATAACGGAACATTACCTTGAGAGAGGCAAGCTCGACACGTAATTCATGAAGATTTTGAGTGTCGCAAGATGCCTCTCGGAGATTCGACTCTAGTCGTACGCGTTCCTTGCGTAACACATCGATCTCACGTTCAAGCTCCTGCATCCTGGACCCCTTGCTGGGTCCTTTAGGATTGTAACTACTCTTGGTGTTCCCTTTAGCTCCTTCCTTACCGAGGGAGCCCCAGTTGCCTACCGATGGATTCTCGTTCTTGGCCTCGAGCGAGGAGGCGCTTGGCGCCTGACGCAGCGGGatttgttgctgctgttgctgttgcgacTGCGTCGGCGGTTGTTGGCCtctgcgaaacagcgatctgAACTTCATCATGGTCGCTCTTCACACTTCACTGGGCACTCAACCGAACTTGGAAAATCATTATTCCGAAAAACGCAAAAATTTAGTGTTTCGTTGACCAGCAATCGACATTATAGTTAAAAAATTACCAATCGATTTATAAATAGATTACATTGACCAAGATGATTGGATAGGATTATTTATGCTAGGTTATCTATAAGATTTCACTGAAGTTTCCATTGCATTTAACCTGGCGTGCAAAATAATCCCGGTCGATAAAAATTCCATTTCCAAAACTATTCTTTTCacaaaatgaaactttattATCATTAAATATATAGAGAAAATCTAATTTCCCTACAATCACTGCTTCAAATTACACACGGT is a window encoding:
- the LOC143221623 gene encoding uncharacterized protein LOC143221623, translated to MFRQLLDALGGNTARSGMSVGSEGRAPFKRATAISVHATNKSTKFRSKLESKPSSGGRKKRDVVASFFSPKRPANRKVKHPDRYEAKLEERHKSLFRRGQQPPTQSQQQQQQQIPLRQAPSASSLEAKNENPSVGNWGSLGKEGAKGNTKSSYNPKGPSKGSRMQELEREIDVLRKERVRLESNLREASCDTQNLHELRVELASLKEEHSLELERLTEENEALRARLRDVAHSPLSDSEKQQLLLDASRLHNSAPASIAIPQDEGSIPVTNIPQDNAQCTTPDWDKHSSSSVSEVSVACLQDRILQMEETHYSTNEELQATIQELSDLQAQLTELQADNERLTEEKDVLLESLCRQTEKLEDSRSKVDTLQGLLLREEQPQESSKGYNTEREQKLVDLLKSAQEERESLLQKQEELTSEVKSFRAAAEVSAAETERLTKCMHLLESSIETANIERKQLDVELVEARQDSANRNIEISRLATLLENARAKIEELEQSRQLENKSEADELLDAARREKDTLETQAAALQEQLARSHCDHDRLRDQYSQLQEEYKVARNNARSAIDDLEYRLNQLKNERLSVSTELQLVRDSLAELQAQCQRHLEDKRELKAALNEAQRREREAQSRQYELERALAEERKLRQEEITEWEQFQTDLLMTVRVANDFKTEAQSELERVVMENKAQRDKLRALEAQLDKLNKGSITVPQWKNSNNDTRSSYKSTNNILKRGRTIINRRHELIKSDLKPNFSKITNTCQSTKEDLKINDLTDLNSIISQKDTEFDNSDKESIKLSNKLISEKEVKLYPPFESKDNLLKSTENSKKQYFTERQSSTELDDSNAKALNIEIANLNNTNLSEYLETNEDCSKLNVQKASASEGNANANLSLLKNITGIQTVGTNSYGIKISNSQFFVPKNYIYSGMENAMDDLKFEVDPEMKKVLEKSTQINNSINTYNFEVINIKQSEYTNESGTGDSFSPDVKDKNSSVLQALKFKEEEEERKNDWFLNKERELFLNISEPRFGSEIVDSFLDIDNKQNVFNSTLKNRCFSTSLNNLNLR